A window of Tautonia plasticadhaerens contains these coding sequences:
- a CDS encoding DUF3465 domain-containing protein — MKKLIPLAIVAIGAGLGTIDPAAFLPSPVVDAGAADGRPPGAAEAPSGSDRILASAFEHRRGGLQVQGEGRVVRVLADDRDGRRHQRFILRLASGQTLLVAHNIDLAPRVDPLRVGDLVRFSGAYEWNPEGGVIHRTHHDPRRRHVDGWLIRGGWVHQ, encoded by the coding sequence ATGAAAAAGCTGATCCCCCTCGCGATCGTCGCGATCGGCGCCGGCCTCGGCACGATCGACCCCGCTGCCTTCCTCCCCTCGCCGGTCGTCGACGCCGGGGCGGCCGACGGCCGACCCCCCGGGGCCGCCGAGGCTCCGAGCGGATCCGACCGCATCCTCGCCTCCGCCTTCGAGCACCGCCGGGGCGGCCTCCAGGTGCAAGGCGAGGGCCGGGTCGTCCGGGTCCTGGCCGACGACCGCGACGGCCGCAGGCACCAGCGGTTCATCCTCCGGTTGGCCTCGGGGCAGACGCTCCTGGTGGCGCACAACATCGACCTCGCCCCCCGGGTCGACCCGCTCCGGGTGGGCGACCTCGTCCGGTTCTCCGGCGCGTACGAGTGGAACCCCGAGGGGGGCGTCATCCACCGGACGCACCACGACCCCCGGCGCCGTCACGTCGACGGCTGGCTGATCCGAGGCGGCTGGGTCCACCAGTGA
- a CDS encoding serine/threonine-protein kinase produces MAAADRDLVFGLLALQNGLIDQDELLAAFRAWTRDRSRPLADHLVVRGDLDADTRSAVEAMVALHLKKEGGNAERSLASIPVGRSTRERLNALEDPDLTATVARLGPVAGSTEAGADVTASYAVGTATADGRRFRVLRPHARGGLGAVFVALDEELHREVALKQIRGVYADDPTSRQRFVLEAEITGGLEHPGIVPVYGLGTYGDGRPYYAMRFVRGDSLKEAIDRFHEGESLEVDPGARPLGLRKLLRRFTDVCNAIDYAHGRGVLHRDLKPGNVIVGKHGETLVVDWGLAKATGRADPGAGERTLVLSSASGSAETLPGSALGTPAYMSPEQAAGDLDRLGPRSDIYSLGATLYCLLTGKPPFEGDDLGAVLRRVRQGDFPPPRALDPTLDPALEAICLKAMAREPGERYASCRALAEDLDRWAADEPVTAWREPPSRRARRWARRNRTAMVAAAVTLVAVVVGLGVVAGVQSRANGQLRLANRETGRALEATRKAQAATRAALEQSEESRTQAEAVGAFLVQAFRSPDPSMDGRQVRVAEILDQAVERLETEFTGSQATRGALLDALGRTYRGLGMLEKAEGLLTRARTVLEGVLGPDHPQTLASRSNLANAYMDAGRTSEAIALHESTLRLFEAYLGPDHPDTLQCRNDLAVDHWYAGQVPKAIALHEETLRRREATLGPDHPDTLQSRQNLAIAYSTGQMSKGIAMFAEVLRLQEEKLGPDHPHTLESRNDLAAAYREAGRLPEAIALDEETLRLREVRLGPDHRETLSSRSNLALDYAAAGRLPEAISLAEEVLRLREATLGPDHPETLIGRLNLADLYRDAGRPEAIGLNEAALKQLTDRHGPDHLHTLICRSNLAASYLQDGRLPEAVAFCEATLGACEATLGPDHFVTLWNRGNLATAYESLGRWSEAEGLLRDALASRRKTETPDSHLVAGDLAQLGRDLLMQSRWSEAEPILREAMGIAEKAPADDWRRYDAMSLLGGSLAGQGRYADAEPLAVAGYEGMMGRELRLTVPERHRLREAAVRLVRLYEAWGKPEKAAEWEVGLGTADLPADVFAQP; encoded by the coding sequence ATGGCCGCCGCCGACCGCGACCTCGTCTTCGGACTGCTTGCCCTGCAGAACGGCCTGATCGACCAGGATGAGCTCCTGGCCGCCTTCCGCGCCTGGACCCGCGACCGCTCGCGGCCGCTGGCCGATCACCTCGTCGTCCGCGGCGACCTCGACGCCGACACCCGCTCCGCCGTCGAGGCCATGGTCGCCTTGCACCTGAAGAAGGAAGGCGGCAACGCCGAGCGGAGCCTCGCCTCGATCCCCGTCGGCCGCTCAACCCGCGAGCGGCTCAATGCCCTGGAAGACCCCGACCTGACGGCCACCGTCGCCCGCCTCGGCCCCGTCGCCGGCTCGACCGAGGCCGGTGCCGACGTCACGGCCTCCTACGCCGTCGGCACCGCCACCGCTGACGGCCGGCGGTTCCGAGTCCTGCGGCCCCACGCCAGAGGCGGCCTGGGTGCCGTGTTCGTGGCGCTGGACGAGGAACTGCACCGCGAAGTCGCCCTGAAGCAGATCCGCGGAGTGTATGCCGACGACCCGACCAGCCGCCAGCGTTTCGTGCTCGAGGCCGAGATCACCGGGGGGTTGGAACACCCCGGCATCGTCCCCGTCTACGGCCTGGGGACCTATGGCGACGGCCGGCCCTACTACGCCATGCGGTTCGTGCGCGGCGACAGCCTCAAGGAGGCGATCGACCGCTTCCACGAGGGCGAATCCCTGGAGGTCGACCCCGGCGCCCGGCCGCTGGGGCTGCGCAAGCTCCTGCGCCGGTTCACCGACGTCTGCAACGCCATCGACTACGCCCACGGCCGGGGCGTGCTGCACCGCGACCTCAAGCCGGGCAACGTCATCGTCGGCAAGCACGGCGAGACGCTGGTCGTCGACTGGGGCCTGGCCAAGGCCACCGGCCGGGCCGACCCGGGAGCCGGCGAGCGGACGCTGGTCCTCAGCTCGGCCAGCGGGTCGGCCGAGACCTTGCCGGGCAGCGCGTTGGGCACGCCCGCGTACATGAGCCCCGAGCAGGCGGCCGGCGACCTGGATCGGCTCGGGCCGCGGTCCGACATCTACAGCCTCGGCGCCACCCTATATTGCCTCCTGACGGGGAAGCCGCCGTTCGAGGGGGATGACCTGGGTGCGGTCCTCCGCCGGGTTCGGCAGGGGGATTTCCCACCGCCCCGCGCGCTCGACCCGACGCTCGACCCGGCCCTGGAAGCCATCTGTCTCAAGGCGATGGCGCGGGAGCCTGGGGAGCGCTACGCCTCGTGCCGGGCGCTGGCCGAGGACCTCGATCGGTGGGCGGCCGACGAGCCGGTGACCGCCTGGCGCGAGCCGCCCTCGCGCCGGGCGCGGCGGTGGGCGCGGCGGAATCGCACGGCCATGGTGGCCGCCGCCGTGACGCTGGTCGCCGTCGTGGTCGGCCTGGGGGTCGTCGCGGGCGTCCAGTCGCGGGCCAACGGCCAGCTGCGGCTGGCCAACCGGGAGACGGGTCGGGCGCTCGAAGCGACGAGGAAGGCGCAGGCCGCGACCCGGGCGGCGCTGGAGCAGTCGGAGGAATCCCGCACGCAGGCCGAGGCGGTCGGCGCGTTCCTGGTGCAGGCGTTCCGCAGCCCGGACCCGTCGATGGATGGACGGCAGGTGAGGGTGGCCGAGATCCTGGATCAGGCCGTCGAACGGCTCGAAACGGAGTTCACCGGATCGCAGGCGACTCGGGGGGCGCTGCTGGACGCCCTGGGCCGGACCTACCGCGGGCTGGGCATGCTCGAGAAGGCCGAGGGCCTGCTCACGAGGGCCCGCACAGTACTCGAGGGCGTCCTGGGCCCCGACCACCCCCAGACGCTGGCCAGCCGAAGCAACCTGGCCAACGCCTACATGGACGCCGGTCGGACGTCGGAGGCGATCGCGCTCCACGAGTCGACGCTGAGGCTCTTCGAGGCGTATCTGGGCCCCGACCACCCCGACACGCTCCAGTGCCGCAACGATCTGGCCGTGGACCACTGGTACGCCGGCCAGGTCCCCAAGGCGATCGCCCTGCACGAGGAGACGCTCAGGCGCCGCGAGGCGACGCTCGGCCCCGACCACCCCGACACGCTGCAGAGCCGCCAGAACCTGGCCATCGCTTACTCGACCGGCCAGATGTCGAAGGGGATCGCGATGTTTGCCGAGGTGCTCCGGCTCCAGGAGGAGAAGCTCGGCCCGGATCATCCGCACACCCTCGAGAGCCGCAACGACCTGGCCGCCGCCTATCGCGAGGCCGGCCGGCTGCCCGAGGCCATCGCGCTGGACGAGGAGACGCTCCGGCTCCGAGAGGTACGGCTCGGCCCCGATCACCGTGAGACGCTCAGCAGTCGCTCCAACCTGGCCCTCGACTACGCCGCCGCCGGGCGGCTACCCGAGGCGATCTCGCTGGCCGAGGAGGTGCTCCGGCTCCGAGAGGCGACGCTCGGCCCCGACCACCCGGAGACCCTCATCGGCCGCCTCAACCTGGCCGACCTCTACCGGGATGCCGGCCGGCCGGAGGCCATCGGGCTGAACGAGGCGGCGCTGAAGCAGCTGACGGACAGGCACGGCCCCGACCACCTCCACACCCTGATCTGCCGCAGCAACCTGGCCGCCTCCTACCTCCAGGACGGCCGGCTGCCCGAGGCGGTCGCGTTCTGCGAGGCGACGCTCGGGGCCTGCGAGGCGACGCTCGGCCCCGACCACTTCGTCACCCTCTGGAACCGCGGCAACCTGGCGACCGCCTACGAGTCGCTCGGCCGGTGGTCCGAGGCCGAAGGCCTGCTGCGCGACGCCCTGGCCAGCCGGCGCAAGACCGAGACCCCCGACAGCCACCTGGTGGCCGGCGACCTCGCCCAACTCGGCCGGGACCTGCTCATGCAGTCCCGGTGGTCCGAGGCCGAGCCGATCCTGCGCGAGGCCATGGGGATCGCCGAAAAGGCGCCGGCCGACGACTGGAGGCGCTACGACGCGATGAGCCTGCTCGGCGGGTCGCTGGCGGGCCAGGGTCGCTATGCGGATGCCGAGCCGCTGGCCGTCGCCGGCTACGAGGGGATGATGGGGCGAGAGTTGAGGCTCACCGTGCCGGAGCGGCACCGCTTGCGGGAGGCGGCGGTGCGGCTGGTCCGCCTCTACGAGGCATGGGGCAAGCCCGAGAAGGCGGCGGAGTGGGAGGTGGGGCTGGGAACGGCCGATCTGCCCGCCGACGTCTTCGCCCAGCCGTGA
- a CDS encoding cupin domain-containing protein translates to MADTTVKKVQSAQSPRGEMGQTYLASGKSMAMRLWRGEPAGERDSPHSRDYETVGYVIDGRAELDIEGQRIRLEPGDSWVVPRGATHHYEILEPFTAVEATHPPAQVHGRDEG, encoded by the coding sequence ATGGCCGACACCACCGTCAAGAAGGTCCAGTCCGCGCAGTCCCCCCGGGGAGAGATGGGCCAGACCTACCTCGCCTCGGGCAAGTCGATGGCGATGCGGCTCTGGCGGGGCGAGCCCGCCGGGGAGCGCGACTCCCCCCACTCCCGAGACTACGAGACGGTCGGATACGTGATCGACGGCCGGGCCGAGCTGGACATCGAAGGCCAGCGGATCAGGCTCGAACCCGGGGATTCCTGGGTCGTCCCCCGGGGCGCGACCCACCACTACGAGATCCTCGAGCCCTTCACCGCCGTCGAGGCCACCCATCCCCCCGCCCAGGTCCACGGCCGGGACGAGGGCTGA
- a CDS encoding OmpA family protein, which yields MSRATGEGKIRPLETSRQGCPTAFLLYNFDVGGCGLKTLHKGLLDRLVKILERNPEHRIRLVGRASRSGSDSVNMQWSRRRVEAVARYLKEARVPDDQVRTEFIGESAPLSADLESEEDRSVELHLQIARVLTLVLVDAHRVRPTWAMVEHIREVIAPLANRAGRELRIVQQRILERSGELSITFEPGGRGKKPCGGLSILGDEAGESVYVGAHEELRVCGESQGDPRDPMNWEDPHGPRHLEHTSQLEHVFENGEPEFARFVANTAVHELGHIMAKLEHTEDRTNFMFDQGGSANLPRELRTRESMRRYWSSRLTFNSDQERRLVCAIQTGNFSGGLEMVRKK from the coding sequence ATGTCACGGGCCACGGGAGAGGGGAAGATTCGGCCGCTGGAGACGAGCCGCCAGGGATGCCCGACGGCGTTCCTGCTGTACAACTTCGACGTCGGCGGCTGCGGCCTGAAGACGCTGCACAAGGGCCTGCTCGATCGGCTCGTCAAGATCCTCGAGCGGAACCCGGAACACCGGATCCGCCTGGTCGGGCGTGCCAGCCGGTCCGGCTCGGACTCGGTGAACATGCAGTGGTCCAGGCGTCGCGTCGAGGCGGTCGCCCGGTACCTGAAAGAGGCCCGGGTGCCCGACGACCAGGTCCGGACCGAGTTCATCGGGGAGTCCGCCCCCCTGAGCGCGGACCTGGAGTCCGAGGAGGACCGCTCGGTCGAGCTGCACCTGCAGATCGCCCGGGTGCTCACCCTCGTCCTGGTGGACGCCCATCGGGTCCGCCCGACCTGGGCCATGGTGGAGCACATCCGGGAGGTGATCGCCCCCCTGGCGAACCGGGCGGGCCGGGAGCTGCGGATCGTCCAGCAGCGGATCCTGGAGCGGTCGGGGGAGCTGAGCATCACCTTCGAGCCCGGCGGGCGCGGGAAGAAACCGTGTGGTGGCCTCTCCATCCTGGGCGACGAGGCGGGCGAGTCCGTCTACGTGGGGGCCCACGAGGAATTGCGGGTCTGCGGCGAGTCCCAGGGCGACCCCCGGGACCCCATGAACTGGGAAGACCCGCACGGCCCCCGGCACCTCGAGCACACCTCCCAGCTCGAGCACGTCTTCGAGAACGGCGAGCCCGAGTTCGCCCGGTTCGTCGCCAACACCGCGGTCCACGAGCTGGGCCACATCATGGCGAAGCTGGAACACACGGAGGATCGGACCAACTTCATGTTCGACCAGGGCGGCTCGGCCAACCTGCCCCGCGAGCTGCGCACCCGGGAGAGCATGCGCCGGTACTGGTCGAGCCGCCTGACGTTCAACTCCGACCAGGAGCGACGGCTCGTCTGCGCCATCCAGACCGGCAACTTCAGCGGCGGGCTCGAAATGGTCCGCAAGAAGTAG
- a CDS encoding DUF1501 domain-containing protein, whose product MDGTRDRASCRGFLTAGQTRRDALRAGALSLGGLSLPGLFRAREASAAPMPETAAPRTTTGRAKACILVFAWGGPSQLDTWDPKPEAPDEIRGEFSAIETRVPGVRIGEHFPMLADRLDRLAIVRSMTHDDPAHLSSVHHLQTGHLAPRPHSDADGPSPNDWPHLGALVARVRPVGGALPPSVIMPWTVSHPAAPGGKAPGQHGGWLGKSFDPFLLPGDPNLEGFRVEGLGLPEGLADDRVRSRRALLSRFERDAVDAPAWSDYRARAFDALLSAEARGAFRVDREPPETRDRYGRHIHGQCLLMARRLVEAGVPLVTVNWHDDGINFWDTHGDNFNGLKTRLMPPTDRGLSALIDDLAARGMMDETLVVWVGEFGRAPRITRAVAGREHWPRCYSAVLAGGGIRGGAVFGSSDRWAAHPEADPVGPADLAATILHALGISPETEIVDPVGRPLPINRGVPVTALFG is encoded by the coding sequence ATGGATGGGACGCGAGACCGCGCCTCCTGCCGGGGCTTCCTCACCGCCGGCCAGACGCGTCGGGACGCACTGCGGGCCGGGGCGCTGTCGCTGGGGGGACTCTCCCTGCCGGGCCTCTTCCGGGCGCGGGAGGCGTCGGCCGCCCCGATGCCGGAGACGGCCGCCCCCCGGACCACGACCGGCCGGGCGAAGGCCTGCATCCTCGTCTTCGCCTGGGGGGGGCCGAGCCAGCTCGACACCTGGGACCCGAAGCCCGAGGCGCCGGACGAGATCCGGGGCGAGTTCTCGGCGATCGAGACGAGGGTGCCGGGGGTCCGCATCGGCGAGCACTTCCCGATGCTGGCCGACCGCCTCGACCGGCTGGCGATCGTCCGATCGATGACCCACGACGACCCGGCGCACCTCTCCAGCGTCCACCACCTGCAGACCGGCCACCTCGCCCCGAGGCCCCACTCCGACGCCGACGGCCCCTCCCCCAACGACTGGCCCCACCTCGGCGCGCTGGTCGCCCGGGTCCGGCCGGTCGGTGGGGCGCTGCCCCCCTCCGTCATCATGCCCTGGACCGTCTCCCACCCGGCCGCCCCCGGCGGCAAGGCGCCGGGGCAGCACGGCGGCTGGCTCGGCAAGTCGTTCGACCCCTTCCTGCTGCCCGGCGACCCCAACCTCGAGGGCTTCCGGGTCGAGGGCCTGGGCCTGCCCGAGGGCCTGGCCGACGACCGGGTCCGGAGCCGACGCGCGCTGCTCTCCCGGTTCGAGCGGGACGCCGTCGACGCCCCCGCCTGGTCCGACTACCGCGCGCGGGCCTTCGACGCGCTGCTCTCGGCCGAGGCCCGGGGCGCCTTCCGGGTCGACCGGGAACCCCCCGAGACCCGGGACCGCTACGGCCGGCACATCCACGGCCAGTGCCTGCTGATGGCCCGCAGGCTGGTCGAGGCCGGCGTGCCGCTGGTGACCGTCAACTGGCACGACGACGGCATCAACTTCTGGGACACCCACGGCGACAACTTCAACGGCCTGAAGACCCGCCTCATGCCCCCCACCGACCGCGGCCTCTCCGCCCTCATCGACGACCTGGCCGCCCGGGGGATGATGGACGAGACGCTCGTGGTCTGGGTCGGCGAGTTCGGCCGGGCCCCCCGGATCACCCGGGCCGTCGCCGGCCGCGAGCACTGGCCGCGCTGCTATTCGGCCGTCCTGGCCGGCGGGGGCATCCGGGGGGGCGCCGTCTTCGGCTCCTCCGACCGCTGGGCCGCCCACCCCGAGGCCGACCCCGTCGGCCCGGCGGACCTGGCGGCGACGATCCTCCACGCCCTGGGGATCTCCCCCGAGACCGAAATCGTCGACCCCGTCGGCCGCCCCCTGCCCATCAACCGGGGCGTCCCCGTCACCGCCCTGTTCGGCTGA
- a CDS encoding DUF2231 domain-containing protein, which produces MPRRPILSAAATLVAAWATTAAAQGPAATVEMTGENTFEPRGVVIEAGQSVRWTNPSSVVHTVTADPDEADDPGNVSLPEGAEPFDSGDVEPGGSYSRTFDVPGTYQYVCLPHESIGMIGTVEVTDPGAGEASEGSSGSGPSGPDPGSGSGSGGTGSKGFAANLVTWLGKLHPPSVSFPIALVLSALLAEVLWSATGRPLFDHSARFCVWVGAIGAVVSVTLGWCFAGLAWSDGDRVMTTHRWVGTSAGLLAPVVLVLAEASRRPGGRSIRPWYLGLLVVAAVLVGLNGHFGGLMAYGEDYYAWPGSG; this is translated from the coding sequence ATGCCACGCAGACCCATCCTCTCGGCCGCCGCGACGCTGGTCGCCGCCTGGGCCACGACGGCGGCGGCCCAGGGGCCGGCGGCGACCGTCGAGATGACCGGCGAGAACACCTTCGAGCCGAGGGGCGTGGTCATCGAGGCCGGCCAGTCCGTCCGGTGGACCAACCCTTCGTCCGTCGTCCACACCGTGACGGCCGACCCGGACGAGGCGGACGACCCGGGCAACGTCTCGCTCCCCGAGGGGGCCGAGCCGTTCGATTCCGGGGACGTCGAGCCGGGCGGGTCCTATTCCCGGACCTTCGACGTGCCGGGCACCTATCAGTACGTCTGCCTGCCCCACGAATCCATCGGCATGATCGGGACGGTCGAGGTGACGGATCCGGGCGCCGGGGAAGCCTCGGAGGGGTCGTCGGGCTCGGGGCCATCGGGCCCGGATCCCGGATCCGGCTCGGGATCGGGGGGGACGGGGTCGAAGGGGTTCGCGGCGAACCTGGTGACCTGGCTGGGGAAGCTGCACCCGCCTTCGGTGAGCTTCCCGATCGCGCTGGTCCTCTCGGCCCTGCTGGCCGAGGTGCTCTGGTCGGCGACCGGCCGCCCGCTGTTCGACCACTCGGCGCGGTTCTGCGTCTGGGTCGGGGCGATCGGGGCGGTGGTCTCGGTGACGCTCGGCTGGTGCTTCGCCGGGTTGGCGTGGTCCGACGGCGACCGGGTGATGACGACGCACCGATGGGTGGGCACGTCGGCCGGGCTGTTGGCGCCGGTGGTGCTCGTCCTGGCCGAGGCGAGCCGGAGGCCGGGGGGCCGATCGATCCGGCCCTGGTACCTGGGGCTGCTGGTCGTCGCGGCGGTCCTGGTGGGCCTGAACGGCCACTTCGGCGGCCTGATGGCCTACGGCGAGGACTACTACGCCTGGCCGGGATCGGGCTGA
- a CDS encoding S9 family peptidase: MSARTASLLGVLLLPAIAPAQDAPPTPPVARVIPHRLELHGDVRVDNYYWLRERDDPDVIAHLEAENAYTAAMLSHTEALREALYDEIVARIKEDDATAPVFDDGYYYASKYEAGRQYPVLVRKRGSLDAEEEVLLDENELAEGHAYFSLGRTEVSPDGTLIAFATDTTGRRIATVRFKDLESGAFLDDELAQVTGNVAWANDNETIFYSKQDPQTLRSYRIYRHVLGTDPADDVLVFEEGDEEFSCFVSRTKSDEYLLITSSQTLSTESRFLDADDPTGTFAVVQPRERNLEYSVDHLGDAFYLRTNLDAPNFRLMTAPVSSPGKEHWSEVVPGRDDVFLEGFELFAGHLVTEERRDGLVRLVVRPRGDEAEPFEVDFGEPAYTARIGPNHEIDTTTLRYIYTSLTTPVSSIDYDLDARESTVVKRDEVLGDFDPGDYTTERLLAVAGDGTEVPISIVSKEGFPKDGSRPLLLYGYGSYGNSLDASFDSARLSLLDRGFAFAIAHVRGGQELGRSWYEDGKLLNKMNTFTDFIACAEHLIAEGYAVPDRLFAQGGSAGGLLMGAVINLRPGLFRGVIAAVPFVDVVTTMLDPSIPLTTFEYDEWGNPDDPIYYEYMRSYSPYDNVEAKGYPNLLVTTSLADSQVQYWEPAKWVAKLRATRTDDNLLLFRTYLEGSHGGVSGRYRRYRETAFEYAFLLDLAGLGR, from the coding sequence GTGAGCGCCCGAACCGCGTCCCTGCTCGGCGTCCTGCTCCTCCCCGCGATCGCCCCCGCCCAGGACGCCCCCCCGACGCCCCCCGTCGCCCGGGTGATCCCCCACCGCCTGGAGCTGCACGGCGACGTCCGGGTCGACAATTACTACTGGCTCCGAGAGCGGGACGACCCCGACGTCATCGCCCACCTGGAGGCCGAGAACGCCTACACCGCCGCCATGCTCTCCCACACCGAGGCGCTCCGGGAGGCGCTCTACGACGAGATCGTCGCCCGGATCAAGGAGGACGACGCCACGGCCCCCGTCTTCGACGACGGGTATTACTACGCCTCGAAGTACGAGGCCGGCCGGCAGTACCCCGTGCTCGTCCGCAAGCGGGGCTCGCTCGACGCCGAGGAGGAGGTCCTCCTCGACGAGAACGAGCTGGCCGAGGGGCACGCCTACTTCTCGCTCGGCCGCACCGAGGTCAGCCCCGACGGCACCCTGATCGCCTTCGCCACCGACACCACCGGCCGCCGGATCGCCACCGTCCGCTTCAAGGATCTGGAGTCGGGCGCGTTCCTCGACGACGAACTCGCCCAGGTCACCGGCAACGTCGCCTGGGCGAACGACAACGAGACGATCTTCTACTCCAAGCAGGACCCCCAGACCCTCCGCTCATACCGCATCTACCGCCACGTGCTCGGCACCGACCCGGCCGACGACGTGCTCGTCTTCGAGGAAGGGGACGAGGAGTTCTCCTGCTTCGTCTCCCGGACCAAGTCCGACGAATACCTCCTCATCACCTCCAGCCAGACCCTGAGCACGGAGTCCCGGTTCCTCGACGCCGACGACCCGACCGGCACCTTCGCCGTCGTCCAGCCCCGCGAGCGCAACCTGGAGTACTCGGTCGACCACCTCGGCGACGCCTTCTACCTCCGCACCAACCTCGACGCCCCCAACTTCCGGCTGATGACCGCCCCCGTCTCCTCGCCCGGCAAGGAGCACTGGTCGGAGGTCGTCCCCGGCCGGGACGACGTCTTCCTCGAAGGGTTCGAGCTGTTCGCCGGCCACCTCGTCACCGAGGAGCGCCGGGACGGCCTGGTCCGGCTCGTCGTCCGCCCCCGGGGCGACGAGGCCGAGCCCTTCGAGGTCGACTTCGGCGAGCCGGCCTACACCGCCCGGATCGGCCCGAACCACGAGATCGACACCACCACGCTCCGCTACATCTACACGTCGCTGACCACCCCCGTCTCCTCGATCGACTACGACCTCGACGCCCGGGAGTCGACCGTGGTCAAGCGAGACGAGGTGCTCGGCGACTTCGACCCCGGCGACTACACCACCGAGCGCCTCCTCGCCGTCGCCGGGGACGGGACCGAGGTCCCGATCTCGATCGTCTCCAAGGAGGGCTTCCCGAAGGACGGCAGCCGCCCGCTGCTGCTCTACGGCTACGGGTCGTACGGCAACAGCCTCGACGCCTCGTTCGACTCCGCCCGCCTGAGCCTGCTCGACCGCGGCTTCGCCTTCGCCATCGCCCACGTCCGGGGCGGGCAGGAACTCGGCCGCTCCTGGTACGAGGACGGCAAGCTGCTCAACAAGATGAACACGTTCACCGACTTCATCGCCTGCGCCGAGCACCTGATCGCCGAGGGATACGCCGTCCCCGACCGCCTCTTCGCCCAGGGCGGCAGCGCCGGGGGGCTGCTGATGGGGGCGGTCATCAACCTGAGGCCGGGGCTGTTCCGGGGCGTCATCGCCGCGGTCCCGTTCGTCGACGTGGTCACCACCATGCTCGACCCGAGCATCCCGCTGACCACCTTCGAGTACGACGAGTGGGGCAACCCCGACGACCCGATCTACTACGAATACATGCGGTCCTATTCCCCCTACGACAACGTCGAGGCCAAGGGCTACCCCAACCTGCTCGTCACCACCTCGCTGGCCGACTCCCAGGTGCAGTACTGGGAGCCGGCGAAGTGGGTCGCCAAGCTCCGGGCGACCAGGACCGACGACAACCTCCTCCTGTTCCGCACCTACCTGGAGGGCAGCCACGGCGGCGTCTCCGGTCGCTACCGCCGCTACCGGGAGACCGCCTTCGAGTACGCCTTCCTGCTCGACCTCGCCGGCCTCGGCCGCTGA